The window CACTTGCAGGTAATGGCTGGCGCCGAAAAAGATCGAGCCGCCGACGCGCAACACATCGTCCTCGCCATCGCGCCAATGCTGCACCCGTGGCTGCGAAGTGCGTTTGAGGTAAAAGAACAACGACGCCAGCACCCCCGCGTAAATCGCCGTCTGCAATTCCAGCAGCAATGTGGCCAGACACGTCAGGGCCATCACCACGAACTCGGCGCGGCTGACACGCAACAGTGCACGGATGCCTCGATGATCCACCAGCCCCCAGGCGATCAACAGAATGCTCCCGGCCATGGCGGGAATCGGAATGTGCGAAATCAGTTCGGCACCGAAAATTGCGAACAGCGCGACCCAGATTGCCGAAAATACTCCGGCCAGCGGCGAGCACGCACCCGCCTCGTAACTCAACCCCGAGCGGGTAAATGATCCGGCGGACAACGATCCGGAAAAGAACGCCCCGACGATATTCGATAAACCCTGTGCGCGAACCTCCTGATTGGCATCGAGCAACTGCTGCGATCGCGCAGCAATCGAACGGGCAATCGACAGACTGGTGACCAGTCCGAGCATGCCCACCGCGATCGCACTCGGCAGCAGGCGCAGAATCATGTCGAGATCCAGCGGCAATCCACTGAACGGCGGCAACCGCCCCACAAAAGCACTGACCAGATGCACATGGCCGAACATCGCCGGCCACAGCCACACCACCAGACTGGCCAGCACTAACGTGATCAGCAGGGTCGGCCAGCGTGGCACCATTTGTTTCAGCACCACACCGACGAACACAGTTGCCACGCCAAGCAGCAATGAAGGTTTATCCACCGCCCGCCAATGCCCCAGCAGATCCATCAGGCTGGCGAGCGCCGTGGCTTTCGCTGGCAACTCAAGCCCCAGCAGATTCGGCAACTGCCCGATGGCAATCACCACTGCCGCGCCAAGGGTGAAACCGAGCACCACCGAATGCGAGACGAAATCCACCAGTGCGCCGAAGCGCAGCAAGCCGAGCAACCACTGGAAAATCCCGGCGAGAAAGGTCAGCAGCAGAATCAGGGTGATGTAGTCCTGGGAGGCCGGCACGGCCAACGGACTGACGCTGGCATACAGCACAATCGAAATCGCCGCCGTCGGGCCGCAGATCAGGTGCCACGAGGAACCCCACAGACAGGCGATCAGCACCGGAATGATGGCGGCGTAGAGGCCGTATTCGGGTGGGAGACCGGCGATCAAGGCGTAGGCAATCGACTGCGGTAACGCGAGAATCGCACCGCTGAGGCCGACGATCAGATCCCGTCCGACGCTGGCGCGGGTTTGCCGGGGCAGCCAGGTGAGGAAGGGAAGCAGTGAGCGGCGACTGGGGAAGGCCATGGGTCCTCGCGGTTGAAATTTTAAACAAGGGTATCAGCCCTTACGCCGATCGTTCCCACGCTCTGCGTGGGAACGCAGCCCGGGACGCTCCGCGTCCCATTCAAAGCCGAACGCGGAGCGTCCGTTGAGGCATTCCCACGCGGAGCGTGGGAACGATCTGTGCGCGCTAAATTAAAGCTTCGCTTTCACCGCAGCCAACGCATCCATGCCATCAGCGGTTTTCACCCCATCCAGCCATTTGTCCAGCACCGCCGGATTCGCCTTGATCCACGCCTTCGCCGCATCTGCATTGCTGACCTTCTTGTTCACCACCTCGGCCATGATGCTGTTCTCCATCTCCTGAGTGAACGAAAGATTGGTCAGCAATTTACCCACGTTCGGGCAGGCCTCGGCGTAACCCTTGCGCGTGAGAGTAAACACGCTACCGGTGTCACCGAAGTATTTCTCGCCGCCCTTCAGGTAATGCATTTTCAGCTGCACGTTCATCGGGTGCGGCGTCCAGCCGAGGAAGGTCACGAATTTCTGTTTCTTCACCGCCCGCGACACCTCGGCGAGCATCGCCTGTTCGCTGGACTCGATCAGCTTCCATTGACCCAGGTCGAAGTCGTTCTTCTTGATGATTTCCTGCAACGAGATGTTTGCCGGCGCGCCCGAACCGATGCCGTAGATCTTGCGTTCGAACTTGTCGGCGTATTTGTTCAGGTCGGCAAAGTCATGCACACCCGCGTCCCATACGTAGTCCGGCACCGCCAGGGTGAACTCGGTGCCGTCGAGGTTTTTCGCGAGTTGCGTGACATCCCCGGTCGCGACGAACTTGTCGTAGAAGCCCTGCTGCGCCGGCATCCAGTTACCGAGGAACACATCGACCTGGCCATCCTTCAAACCGCCGAAGGTAATCGGCACCGCGAGGGTGTCGACCTTGGCCTTGTAACCCATGCCTTCCAGCAGAAACCCGGTGATGGCGTTGGTCGCGGCGATGTCGCTCCAGCCGGGGTCGGCCATTTTCACCGTCTCGCAGCTTTGCTCGGCGAATACCGATCCGCTGGCCAACGCCAATAAGCTGATCGTCAGTGCTGTGGATAACTTGCGCATGGACTTCCCCTTAACATTATTGGTTTTGGCAGGGTTGTGGATAACGGGCCTTGCGTTCCAGATCGTCGAGGTCGATGTGGTTGCGCATGTACTGCTGACTGGCGTCGACCAGCGGCTGGTGATCCCAGCTCTTCAGCTTGCCGATGGTCAACGCATCGGCGACAAATCGGCGTCGGCGCTGGCTGGCGAGCACAGCGCGGTGAATGGCCGGGATGTCCCACTTGGCTCGCGCTTCGGCGAGAAAATCGTCGAACAGCGAACGATGTTGCGGCGAATAGCTGAGTTCTTCCAGTTCACGCGGATCGTTGTGCACATCGAAGAGTAGGCAAGGGTCGCTTTCACTGTAGATAAATTTGTAGGCGCCGCGACGGATCATCATCAGCGGGCTGATCGTGCCTTCGGCCATGTATTCGCCGAAAACTTCGTCGTGGCCGCCCTGCCCTTGCAGATGCGGCATCAGCGAACGGCCATCCAGCGGCAAGCCCGGTTCCAGCGTGCCGCCGGCCAGTTCGACGAACGTGGGTAATAGATCGGCGGTGGATACGGCGGCGCTGATGCGGCCCGCTCCGAACTGCCCCGGAGCACTTATCAACAGGGGCACGCGGGCCGCCATTTCAAACCAGTGCATTTTGTACCAGAGACCTTTTTCGCCAAGCATGTCTCCGTGGTCGCCGGAGAAAACGATGACGGTGTCGTCAATCAACCCGGTTTCTTCGAGAGTTTGCAGAAGTTTGCCGACGTTGGCGTCGATGTAGCTGCACGCACCGAAGTACGCACGGCGCGCGTCGCGGATCTTATCCACAGGCAGCGGCTTGTCCCATAGGTCGTAGACTTTGAGCAAACGCTGGGAATGCGGATCGAGTTCGTGTTGATCCGGCGTCGCAGGCAAGGGGATATCGGCGTCGTCGTACAAATCCCAGAACGCCTTGGGAATCGTGTACGGGTCGTGTGGGTGCGTCATCGACACCGTCAGGCAGAACGGTTGATCTCCGTCCTCGCGGATGTGATCGAACAGGTATTGCTGAGCCTTGAACACCACCTCTTCATCGAAGTCGAGCTGGTTGGTGCGTACGCACGGCCCGGCTTGCAGTACCGAAGACATGTTGTGATACCAGCTCGGCCGCACATCGGGCTCATCCCAGTTCACTGCCCAGCCATAATCGGCCGGGTAGATGTCGCTGGTCAGGCGTTCCTCATAGCCGTGCAGTTGATCCGGGCCACAGAAATGCATCTTGCCCGACAGCGCGGTGCGGTAGCCGAGGCGGCGCAAGTAATGGGCATAGGTGGGAATGTCGGCGGGGAAATCGGCGGCATTGTCATAGGCGCCGATCTTGCTCGGCAACTGGCCGCTGACCAGGGTGAAGCGCGACGGTGCGCACAACGGGCTGTTGCAGTAAGCGGCGTCAAACACCACGCCTTGGGCGGCGAGGCGGGAAAGATTGGGCAGTTTGATCGGCGAAGGGCCGTAGATCGGCAACATTGGCGCGGCCATCTGATCGGCCATGATGAAAAGAATATTCTTGCGCTTCATGTGATCGCGGCATTCCATAGTGAATATTTATGCGACATTGCTGCGATCGAGCATGGAGCCCATGCTGTATCCGGTAAAGCCCGCGCCGAACAATGACTAGGATAAGCACAGCTTATGTATGAAGCCCTTGGTGATCTGTCGCTCGACCTGCTGCGCGCCTTCGAGGCCGCCGCTCGGCATCGCAGCTTTACTGCTGCGTCAGTAGAGCTTGGCACCACGCAACCGGCGATCAGTCAGCAGATCAAACGGTTGGAGGAACAGCTCGGCACTCGACTGTTTGATCGCATCTACAGAGGTATCGAGCTGACTGAAGTCGGGATAATCCTGTTCGAGCAAGTTACCCTCGGGTTGCAGAATATCGACGCAGGCTTGAGCGCAATCAGCGCACAGCAGCAACATGAGGTACTGCAAGTCGCCACCGATTTCGCTTTCGCGGCTTACTGGCTGATGCCGCGCCTGCACCGCTTCCACGAAGCCAATCCTCACGTCGATGTCAGCCTGGTCACCAGTGAGCGCAACCACAATATGCTGCGCACCGATATCGATGTGGCGATCCTGTTTGGTGACGGGCGCTTCAAACAGGGCGAAAGCCATTGGCTGTTCAGCGAGGAAGTGTTCCCGGTGTGCAGCCCGCAATTGCTCAAAAATCGCTCACTACCTCTGCCCGCTCAGGCCTTGCTGGAGTTTCCGCTACTGCACCTGCGCGGTGAGAACAGCAGCAACTGGTTCGACTGGAGCGGATTGTTTCGCGAACTCGGCATCACTACCCCGCCCGCCCCGGGGCAGTTGCGTTTCGACAATTACACGCTGTTGATTCAAGCGGCGATTGGCGGCCAGGGCGTGGCGATTGGTTGGCGGCACCTTGTGGATAACTTATTGACCCAGGGTTTGTTATGTCGACCGATTGCCGAAACCACGTTGTCGCGGTTGGGCTATTACGTGGTATTGCCACAGCGCAAACGCCGGGGCGCATTGATCCAGCAGTTTGTCGATTGGTTGATGATGGAGCAGGCGAGCAGTGCCGAATCACTCAATGGACTCGCACTGCCTTCTATCGCCGTGTAGCGACCTATTCGCTAGCCGCGACGAAATTCACATGTTGGCCTACATGCAGATTCAGCCGCAGCTCATCGGCAATCCCCACGGCCACCCGATTCAAACGCTCCAGCGGTTCTGCCAGACCCGGTTCGAGATTGCTGCCGACTTGGCTGAAATGTTCAATCGTCAAACCTGCAACGCCGCGTGGTGCGTTGACCAGCGTCCAGTGCAGCGGGCTGCTTTGCAGTGCTTCGCGAATTTCCTCGGCGGCGTGGCGTTGCAGACGATCATCCAGATCCTGCTCGTCGAGCACGGCAAAATCACCCACCAGAAACAACCGCGAGACGTTGGCTGTCTGCAAACCATCGACCAATGAATCAACGGCCAATACCTGCTCCACGGGGCCCAGCAACACGGATCGTTCTATATGCTCGCTACTGAATGGCAGGCCCGGCGCATCAAGCAGACAGATCACTGCCGAACTGCCGGCCACGCTTTGATTGACCCGTTCGGAATCGAACAGATCGCCGCTTTTGGTACGTAAACCCGGACGCGGTGCGAGGGCGGTGAGGTCGTCGAGTATTGCAATCACTTCGTGCTGACGGCGCAGCAGTTCAGCCATCAACGCAGCGCCCAGGCTACTCATGGCACCATAGAGCACCACTTTTACCACCGGGGTTTCGGCATTTTTCATGGCTGATCCCTTTTTGTTTTCCCTTGTATGGCGTGTGACACACGCTCAACGTCGAGGGTTCGAACCGATTTGCGAGGCTTTCAGATGCAAGCGATCAAGGGCTATCACGCCCACGTTTATTTCGATGCCGGCACGCTTGAGCAGGCGCGGGCCTTGTGTGAGCAGGCAGCACAATTGTTTGCGTTGAAAATGGGCCGCGTTCACGAGCGCCCGGTCGGCCCGCACCCGGACTGGAGCTGCCAACTGGCCTTCGGCCCGGAACTGCTCGGCGAAGTGTTGCCGTGGCTGGCGCTCAATCGCAACGGCCTGGTGGTGTTCCTGCACCCGGACACCGGCGATGATTTGCTCGATCACACCGAGCACGCGATCTGGATGGGCGCGATGCGGCCTCTGGATCTGTCTATTTTTTGAGCACTCTTTAGTCCGGATAAAGCGTTTCCTCCGGCTCGCCCGGCAGGTGTTCGTCCAGATGCAGCCAAGGCAGTTGGCTGCCGGTCCAGATGTGCCGCTCGGCCGCTGCCTGCTCCGGGTGATCCAGCGTGGCAGTGGTCACGTCGATGCTCTCAGGGCTGAGCAACGTCACCAGCGCCAGTTGCGCACCACATTTCGGGCAGAAGAACCGCGCGCAGCTACTCGACGAGTCATAGCGCGACGGCGTCCCGGCCAGCCATTGGAAATTCGCCGCCGGTACGGTGATCCATGTCGTGACGATGCCGCCGCTGACCTTGCGGCAGATCGAACAATGGCAGTGCGCAATGTCGTGCAGCGCACCGCTGAACTGATAACGAATGTGTCCGCAATGGCAGCCACCGCTGTGCAATTCGCTCATCCTCAAAGCCCTCCTCCCCGTGTTCATTGACTCTAGTTCGCATCCGACGATCGGTTGACCGTTCATTCAAAGCTTTCATCAGCGAAAGCTGGCTGAAAGCTTGCCCCATTAGGATCGCCTCACTTCCGGCAAAAGACCGGTTGGCCAACGCATGTGATTGCTCGCACGCCAGGCCCAATTAACAACAACAATGGTGATTCTGATGTCCTCTGTAGCCCGCCTCCTCGCTCCCACTCCGCCCGTATGTCTCGTGCTTCCCGTTCTGCGCTGA of the Pseudomonas sp. Seg1 genome contains:
- a CDS encoding SulP family inorganic anion transporter, whose translation is MAFPSRRSLLPFLTWLPRQTRASVGRDLIVGLSGAILALPQSIAYALIAGLPPEYGLYAAIIPVLIACLWGSSWHLICGPTAAISIVLYASVSPLAVPASQDYITLILLLTFLAGIFQWLLGLLRFGALVDFVSHSVVLGFTLGAAVVIAIGQLPNLLGLELPAKATALASLMDLLGHWRAVDKPSLLLGVATVFVGVVLKQMVPRWPTLLITLVLASLVVWLWPAMFGHVHLVSAFVGRLPPFSGLPLDLDMILRLLPSAIAVGMLGLVTSLSIARSIAARSQQLLDANQEVRAQGLSNIVGAFFSGSLSAGSFTRSGLSYEAGACSPLAGVFSAIWVALFAIFGAELISHIPIPAMAGSILLIAWGLVDHRGIRALLRVSRAEFVVMALTCLATLLLELQTAIYAGVLASLFFYLKRTSQPRVQHWRDGEDDVLRVGGSIFFGASHYLQVRLQRLHGARVVIEAQQINFIDYSGVEMLHQEARRLLSQDRSLTLRRARPQVVEELRKLEGPEKCPIRFED
- the choX gene encoding choline ABC transporter substrate-binding protein, with the translated sequence MRKLSTALTISLLALASGSVFAEQSCETVKMADPGWSDIAATNAITGFLLEGMGYKAKVDTLAVPITFGGLKDGQVDVFLGNWMPAQQGFYDKFVATGDVTQLAKNLDGTEFTLAVPDYVWDAGVHDFADLNKYADKFERKIYGIGSGAPANISLQEIIKKNDFDLGQWKLIESSEQAMLAEVSRAVKKQKFVTFLGWTPHPMNVQLKMHYLKGGEKYFGDTGSVFTLTRKGYAEACPNVGKLLTNLSFTQEMENSIMAEVVNKKVSNADAAKAWIKANPAVLDKWLDGVKTADGMDALAAVKAKL
- the betC gene encoding choline-sulfatase; protein product: MKRKNILFIMADQMAAPMLPIYGPSPIKLPNLSRLAAQGVVFDAAYCNSPLCAPSRFTLVSGQLPSKIGAYDNAADFPADIPTYAHYLRRLGYRTALSGKMHFCGPDQLHGYEERLTSDIYPADYGWAVNWDEPDVRPSWYHNMSSVLQAGPCVRTNQLDFDEEVVFKAQQYLFDHIREDGDQPFCLTVSMTHPHDPYTIPKAFWDLYDDADIPLPATPDQHELDPHSQRLLKVYDLWDKPLPVDKIRDARRAYFGACSYIDANVGKLLQTLEETGLIDDTVIVFSGDHGDMLGEKGLWYKMHWFEMAARVPLLISAPGQFGAGRISAAVSTADLLPTFVELAGGTLEPGLPLDGRSLMPHLQGQGGHDEVFGEYMAEGTISPLMMIRRGAYKFIYSESDPCLLFDVHNDPRELEELSYSPQHRSLFDDFLAEARAKWDIPAIHRAVLASQRRRRFVADALTIGKLKSWDHQPLVDASQQYMRNHIDLDDLERKARYPQPCQNQ
- a CDS encoding LysR family transcriptional regulator; amino-acid sequence: MYEALGDLSLDLLRAFEAAARHRSFTAASVELGTTQPAISQQIKRLEEQLGTRLFDRIYRGIELTEVGIILFEQVTLGLQNIDAGLSAISAQQQHEVLQVATDFAFAAYWLMPRLHRFHEANPHVDVSLVTSERNHNMLRTDIDVAILFGDGRFKQGESHWLFSEEVFPVCSPQLLKNRSLPLPAQALLEFPLLHLRGENSSNWFDWSGLFRELGITTPPAPGQLRFDNYTLLIQAAIGGQGVAIGWRHLVDNLLTQGLLCRPIAETTLSRLGYYVVLPQRKRRGALIQQFVDWLMMEQASSAESLNGLALPSIAV
- a CDS encoding NAD(P)H-binding protein → MKNAETPVVKVVLYGAMSSLGAALMAELLRRQHEVIAILDDLTALAPRPGLRTKSGDLFDSERVNQSVAGSSAVICLLDAPGLPFSSEHIERSVLLGPVEQVLAVDSLVDGLQTANVSRLFLVGDFAVLDEQDLDDRLQRHAAEEIREALQSSPLHWTLVNAPRGVAGLTIEHFSQVGSNLEPGLAEPLERLNRVAVGIADELRLNLHVGQHVNFVAASE
- a CDS encoding DOPA 4,5-dioxygenase family protein, which gives rise to MQAIKGYHAHVYFDAGTLEQARALCEQAAQLFALKMGRVHERPVGPHPDWSCQLAFGPELLGEVLPWLALNRNGLVVFLHPDTGDDLLDHTEHAIWMGAMRPLDLSIF
- a CDS encoding GFA family protein; the encoded protein is MSELHSGGCHCGHIRYQFSGALHDIAHCHCSICRKVSGGIVTTWITVPAANFQWLAGTPSRYDSSSSCARFFCPKCGAQLALVTLLSPESIDVTTATLDHPEQAAAERHIWTGSQLPWLHLDEHLPGEPEETLYPD